One genomic window of Conger conger chromosome 7, fConCon1.1, whole genome shotgun sequence includes the following:
- the LOC133134086 gene encoding POU class 2 homeobox associating-factor 2-like has product METEYSKRVYQGVRVKHTVKDLLAEKRSRQTSGPRYNGGMSPPQAAFVQMPGYPSYMDGHYAEALGDYRTTTFPTGGRELFPPSVLPSILPPFSGDSSHFLMRDSWEQNTTDTVTQTEVLCSDALTAAPAPPLAPAPPTLFITESGSITTDRASARNSALASSQPYTLHSLNEAHYPTPYPTTTSYMPCTSYMAIPGDLTPRMAPLSTEDSERAPVPSNTLNWAKDDGSSCWPPYEIRRVY; this is encoded by the exons ATGGAAACTG AGTATTCCAAAAGGGTGTATCAAGGAGTCAGGGTGAAGCACACAGTGAAAGACCTACTGGCAGAGAAGAGATCAAGACAGACAAGTGGACCCAGATATAAT GGTGGAATGAGTCCTCCTCAGGCTGCTTTTGTTCAAATGCCAG GATACCCTTCCTACATGGATGGGCACTACGCCGAGGCCCTTGGAGACTATCGGACTACAACATTCCCCACTGGAGGGAGGGAGCTCTTTCCTCCATCAGTGCTGCCTTCCATCTTGCCACCCTTCTCCGGAGACTCTTCACATTTTTTAATG AGAGACTCCTGGGAGCAGAACACCACCGACACTGTGACTCAGACTGAGGTCCTGTGCTCTGATGCGCTAACTGCAGCTCCAGCCCCGCCCCTGGCCCCAGCCCCACCCACTCTGTTCATTACGGAGTCTGGGAGCATAACTACTGACCGGGCCTCAGCCCGCAACTCGGCCCTCGCTAGCAGCCAGCCCTACACCCTCCACTCACTGAATGAGGCACATTACCCTACACCATACCCTACCACCACCAGTTACATGCCATGCACCTCTTATATGGCCATCCCTGGTGACCTGACACCGAGAATGGCCCCACTTTCCACAGAGGACTCAGAGAGGGCTCCAGTCCCCAGTAACACCCTTAACTGGGCCAAAGATGACGGGAGCAGCTGTTGGCCACCATATGAGATCCGGAGAGTATAC